One genomic region from Streptomyces venezuelae encodes:
- a CDS encoding GntR family transcriptional regulator, with protein sequence MAGRRETPASGRELKFRALMAELRRGILDGTWPPGSKLPTERALATETGLSVTTVRRAYEDLVALGLVERRQGAGTFAAHRPERGGAGRRIVGVLVPDTTFYYPRVLQGIEKELAADGARLVLACSHYDPDEEDAAVERLLSDGVHGLLLVPSLHTATDPGRRAEELLALPVPAVLVERRLAAHGPGDATEHVCTDHEGGAYDAVRHLHGLGHERIGLVARTDAPTTAPIESGFARALADLGLPAAPSYERDVMARWDPDRADRALAALRAAGVTAALCFGDREAALMLGAVRRAGLRVPEDLAMISYDNEFADVAETPLTAVSPPKYQLGRLAAQILLRRLAEGDAAPLHQVQLRPRLVVRASCGKKSKQ encoded by the coding sequence ATGGCGGGACGACGTGAGACTCCGGCGTCCGGCCGGGAGCTGAAGTTCCGGGCCCTCATGGCCGAACTGCGGCGCGGAATCCTCGACGGCACCTGGCCGCCCGGCAGCAAACTCCCCACCGAACGCGCCCTCGCGACCGAGACAGGCCTCTCGGTGACGACCGTCCGCCGGGCCTACGAGGACCTCGTCGCCCTCGGCCTCGTCGAGCGCCGCCAGGGCGCGGGCACCTTCGCCGCCCACCGCCCCGAGCGCGGCGGCGCCGGCCGCCGGATCGTCGGCGTCCTCGTCCCCGACACCACGTTCTACTACCCGCGCGTCCTCCAGGGCATCGAGAAGGAACTCGCGGCGGACGGCGCCCGGCTCGTCCTCGCCTGCTCCCACTACGACCCCGATGAGGAGGACGCGGCCGTCGAACGCCTCCTCTCCGACGGGGTCCACGGACTCCTTCTCGTCCCGAGCCTGCACACCGCCACCGATCCCGGCCGGCGCGCCGAGGAGCTTCTCGCGCTGCCGGTGCCCGCCGTCCTCGTCGAGCGCCGGCTCGCCGCCCACGGCCCCGGCGACGCCACCGAACACGTCTGCACCGACCACGAGGGCGGCGCCTACGACGCCGTACGTCATCTGCACGGCCTCGGCCACGAACGGATCGGGCTCGTCGCCCGCACCGACGCGCCCACCACCGCGCCCATCGAGTCCGGCTTCGCCCGGGCGCTCGCCGACCTCGGCCTGCCCGCGGCGCCGTCGTACGAGCGGGACGTCATGGCCCGCTGGGACCCGGACCGCGCCGACCGGGCCCTCGCCGCCCTGCGCGCGGCGGGTGTCACCGCCGCGCTCTGCTTCGGCGACCGGGAGGCCGCGCTGATGCTCGGGGCGGTCCGCCGCGCCGGGCTGCGGGTGCCCGAGGACCTGGCCATGATCAGCTACGACAACGAGTTCGCGGACGTCGCCGAGACCCCGCTGACGGCCGTCTCGCCGCCCAAGTACCAGCTCGGGCGGCTCGCCGCGCAGATCCTGCTCCGGCGCCTCGCCGAGGGCGACGCCGCCCCCCTCCACCAGGTGCAGCTGCGGCCCCGGCTCGTCGTCCGCGCCTCCTGCGGGAAAAAGTCCAAGCAGTGA
- a CDS encoding alpha/beta fold hydrolase, with protein MTTYRQPGLVLTDHRFPVPLDHTRPDGERIEIYGRELVASGSAGQDRERLPWLVYLEGGPGFGARRFVGPQAWLGRAVREYRVLLLDQRGTGRSTPANRQTLPLRGTPAEQAGYLAHFRADSIVKDCELIRRRLTGGAPWTVLGQSFGGFCATHYLSTAPEGLDTVLVTGGLPSLYATADEVYRAAYPRIRRKNEAHFARYPQDAERARAIAAHLLDREVTLPGGGLLTVEAFQSLGILLGSGDGTHQLHLLLEHAFVPTPGGPALADAFLEQVQAHLSYAGHPLYAVLHEAIYAQGQDPTDWAAERVRGEYPEFDAAAALSAGEPFLFTGETVHPWHFRTDPALRPLRETAELLAARADWDPLYDPERLAANEVPVAAAVYHDDMYVDTAHSLETANAVRGLRTWVTDEFEHDGVRAGGPRVLDRLLSLARGEK; from the coding sequence TTGACCACCTACCGTCAGCCGGGACTCGTCCTCACCGACCACCGCTTCCCCGTCCCTCTCGACCACACACGCCCCGACGGCGAGCGGATCGAGATCTACGGCCGCGAGCTCGTCGCGAGCGGGTCGGCCGGCCAGGACCGGGAGCGACTTCCCTGGCTGGTGTACCTGGAGGGAGGGCCCGGCTTCGGAGCCCGCCGCTTCGTCGGGCCGCAGGCCTGGCTCGGCCGGGCCGTACGCGAGTACCGCGTCCTCCTCCTCGACCAGCGCGGCACCGGCCGCTCCACCCCCGCCAACCGCCAGACCCTGCCCCTGCGCGGCACCCCGGCCGAGCAGGCCGGCTACCTCGCCCACTTCCGCGCCGACTCCATCGTCAAGGACTGCGAACTGATCCGGCGACGCCTCACCGGCGGCGCCCCCTGGACCGTCCTCGGCCAGAGCTTCGGCGGCTTCTGCGCGACCCACTACCTCTCCACCGCCCCCGAAGGCCTGGACACGGTCCTCGTGACCGGCGGCCTGCCCTCCCTGTACGCCACGGCCGACGAGGTCTACCGCGCCGCCTACCCCCGCATCCGGCGCAAGAACGAGGCCCACTTCGCCCGCTACCCGCAGGACGCCGAACGCGCCCGGGCGATCGCCGCCCACCTCCTCGACCGCGAGGTCACCCTCCCCGGCGGCGGGCTCCTGACCGTCGAGGCCTTCCAGTCCCTCGGCATCCTCCTCGGCTCCGGCGACGGCACCCACCAGCTCCATCTGCTCCTGGAGCACGCCTTCGTCCCGACCCCGGGCGGACCCGCGCTCGCCGACGCCTTCCTCGAACAGGTCCAGGCCCACCTGTCGTACGCGGGACACCCGCTCTACGCCGTCCTCCACGAGGCCATCTACGCCCAGGGGCAGGACCCCACCGACTGGGCCGCCGAGCGGGTGCGGGGCGAGTACCCCGAGTTCGACGCCGCCGCGGCCCTCTCCGCGGGCGAGCCCTTCCTCTTCACCGGCGAGACCGTCCACCCCTGGCACTTCCGCACCGACCCCGCCCTGCGGCCGCTCCGGGAGACCGCCGAACTGCTCGCCGCGCGCGCCGACTGGGACCCGCTCTACGACCCCGAGCGCCTCGCCGCCAACGAGGTCCCGGTGGCCGCAGCCGTCTACCACGACGACATGTACGTGGACACCGCCCACTCCCTCGAGACGGCGAACGCCGTGCGCGGCCTGCGGACCTGGGTGACCGACGAGTTCGAGCACGACGGGGTACGGGCCGGCGGCCCGCGCGTCCTCGACCGGCTGCTCTCCCTCGCCCGCGGCGAGAAGTGA
- a CDS encoding glycoside hydrolase family 5 protein produces MTSARSVRPRPRPRTGLRRLGVATTALGTLLLGLAAAPPTVSAAPTAATPAGINGQLKVCGTKLCNQYGNPIQLRGMSSHGTQWYAQCLTGGSLDALAKDWKADVLRVSTYVQEDGYETDPRKYTDLAHSLIEQASARGMYVIVDWHMLDPGDPHHNLARAKTFFTEIAKRHGSKTNLLYEIANEPSGVSWSRIKSYAEQLIPVIRAKDAETPVLVGTRAWSSLGVSEGANESEVVSNPVNAANIMYTFHFYAYSHREEYLNTLSRAADKLPVFVTEFGTQNYAGEGANDFTMTKKYLDLMAAKKISWVNWNFSDDERSGAVFKPGTCAAGGSWTGTGSLKPAGVWIRDRIRTADSFPTS; encoded by the coding sequence ATGACTTCGGCACGATCCGTACGACCCCGTCCCCGACCCCGCACCGGACTCCGGCGCCTCGGCGTCGCCACCACCGCCCTCGGCACCCTGCTCCTCGGCCTCGCCGCCGCACCGCCCACCGTGAGCGCGGCCCCCACCGCCGCCACCCCCGCCGGGATCAACGGGCAGCTGAAGGTCTGCGGCACCAAGCTCTGCAACCAGTACGGCAATCCGATCCAGCTGCGCGGCATGTCCAGCCACGGCACCCAGTGGTACGCCCAGTGTCTGACGGGCGGTTCCCTCGACGCCCTCGCCAAGGACTGGAAGGCCGACGTCCTGCGCGTCTCCACGTACGTCCAGGAGGACGGCTACGAGACCGACCCCCGCAAGTACACCGACCTGGCCCACTCGCTCATCGAACAGGCCAGCGCACGCGGCATGTACGTGATCGTCGACTGGCACATGCTCGACCCCGGCGACCCCCACCACAACCTCGCCCGTGCCAAGACCTTCTTCACCGAGATAGCCAAGCGGCACGGCTCCAAGACCAACCTGCTCTACGAGATCGCCAACGAGCCCAGCGGCGTCTCCTGGTCCCGGATCAAGAGCTACGCCGAGCAGCTCATCCCCGTCATCCGCGCCAAGGACGCCGAGACCCCGGTCCTCGTCGGCACACGCGCCTGGTCCTCGCTCGGAGTCTCGGAAGGGGCGAACGAGTCCGAGGTCGTGTCCAACCCGGTGAACGCGGCCAACATCATGTACACCTTCCACTTCTACGCGTACTCCCACCGGGAGGAGTACCTGAACACCCTCTCCCGCGCCGCCGACAAGCTGCCCGTCTTCGTCACCGAGTTCGGCACGCAGAACTACGCGGGCGAGGGCGCGAACGACTTCACCATGACGAAGAAGTACCTCGACCTGATGGCCGCGAAGAAGATCAGCTGGGTCAACTGGAACTTCTCCGACGACGAGCGCAGCGGCGCCGTCTTCAAGCCCGGCACCTGCGCCGCCGGCGGAAGCTGGACCGGCACCGGCTCCCTCAAGCCCGCCGGCGTCTGGATCCGCGACCGCATCAGGACGGCGGACTCCTTCCCCACCTCCTGA
- a CDS encoding ABC transporter substrate-binding protein produces MRPPRVRLLLAASVSLALSLSGCAEGPSLEEQGEVTAPPGDSRRLVVGSAGFTESDLLAQMYALLLEQAGHRTKVLSVTNRELYEPALENGRIDVVPEYAATFADWLNAKVNGAQAPTVGSPDLTATMTALRALAGPRGLTVLDPGRAVDQNAFAVTAAFAAEHRLKTLSDLGATGLPVRLAAGDECVQRPYCAPGLTKVYGIEVTAVDPKGVGTTQAKQAVQSGENQLVLTTTTDATLDEFGLVLLADDKNLQNADHIVPVVNRARAGSADVTGALDRLNTVLTTADLAALNERVDSWRRLPEDVARDYLADKGLIPR; encoded by the coding sequence GTGAGGCCGCCCCGCGTACGGCTGCTGCTCGCCGCCTCGGTCTCCCTCGCGCTGTCGCTCTCCGGCTGCGCCGAGGGCCCGAGCCTGGAGGAGCAGGGCGAGGTCACGGCGCCGCCCGGCGACAGCCGCCGTCTGGTCGTCGGCTCGGCCGGATTCACCGAGAGCGACCTGCTCGCCCAGATGTACGCGCTGCTCCTGGAACAGGCCGGCCACCGCACGAAGGTCCTCTCCGTCACCAACCGCGAGCTGTACGAACCCGCGCTGGAGAACGGCCGGATCGATGTCGTGCCGGAGTACGCGGCGACCTTCGCCGACTGGCTGAACGCCAAGGTCAACGGGGCGCAGGCGCCGACCGTCGGCTCGCCCGACCTGACCGCGACCATGACGGCCCTCCGCGCGCTCGCCGGACCGCGCGGGCTCACCGTCCTCGACCCCGGCCGCGCCGTCGATCAGAACGCCTTCGCCGTCACCGCCGCCTTCGCCGCCGAGCACCGCCTGAAGACCCTCAGCGACCTCGGCGCCACCGGTCTCCCCGTCAGGCTGGCCGCCGGGGACGAGTGCGTCCAGCGGCCGTACTGCGCGCCCGGCCTGACGAAGGTGTACGGGATCGAGGTGACCGCCGTCGATCCCAAGGGCGTCGGGACGACCCAGGCGAAGCAGGCGGTCCAGAGCGGTGAGAACCAGCTGGTCCTCACGACGACCACCGACGCCACGCTCGACGAGTTCGGGCTCGTCCTGCTCGCCGACGACAAGAACCTCCAGAACGCCGACCACATCGTGCCCGTCGTCAACCGCGCCCGCGCCGGGAGCGCGGACGTCACCGGGGCCCTCGACCGCCTCAACACCGTCCTGACCACGGCCGATCTGGCAGCACTCAACGAACGGGTGGACAGCTGGCGCCGCCTCCCCGAGGACGTGGCGCGCGACTACCTCGCCGACAAGGGTCTGATCCCGCGCTGA
- a CDS encoding ABC transporter permease, with the protein MTTLTDAWSWLTTAAHWSGENGIGQRLVEHLFLTVVCLALSCLVALPVALVLGHLGKGGGLAVNLANAGRAVPTFAVLVLLLLSPLGPYGEWPTIIALVLFAVPPLLTNAYVGMRGVDADVVRAARGMGMTGGQTLARVELPLALPMVLTGVRIAAVQLVATATVAALAGGGGLGRIITAGFNLASTPQVVAGALLVAALALLVEGVFEGVQRLAPAGARGSGA; encoded by the coding sequence GTGACCACGCTGACCGACGCCTGGTCCTGGCTCACCACCGCCGCGCACTGGTCCGGCGAGAACGGCATCGGGCAACGGCTCGTCGAGCACCTGTTCCTCACCGTCGTCTGCCTCGCGCTCAGCTGCCTCGTCGCCCTGCCCGTGGCCCTCGTCCTCGGTCACCTCGGCAAGGGCGGCGGACTCGCCGTGAACCTCGCCAACGCGGGCCGCGCCGTGCCCACCTTCGCCGTCCTCGTCCTCCTGCTCCTCAGTCCCCTCGGCCCGTACGGCGAGTGGCCGACGATCATCGCGCTCGTCCTCTTCGCGGTGCCCCCGCTGCTCACCAACGCGTACGTCGGGATGCGCGGCGTCGACGCCGACGTCGTACGGGCCGCCCGGGGCATGGGCATGACGGGAGGTCAGACCCTCGCCAGGGTCGAGCTGCCGCTCGCGCTGCCGATGGTCCTCACCGGCGTACGCATCGCCGCCGTCCAGCTCGTCGCCACCGCCACCGTGGCGGCGCTCGCCGGCGGCGGCGGCCTCGGACGGATCATCACGGCGGGGTTCAACCTCGCCTCCACCCCGCAGGTCGTCGCCGGCGCCCTCCTCGTCGCCGCCCTCGCGCTCCTGGTGGAGGGCGTCTTCGAGGGTGTCCAGCGCCTCGCGCCCGCCGGGGCGCGGGGGAGCGGCGCGTGA
- a CDS encoding ABC transporter permease, which translates to MTAPPDDCLARNEWICGAYVSTRDEILTDAVVQHLQLTGVSVALALLLALPLAVLARRWRWAAGPVLGITTVLYTIPALAMFSLLLPVYGLSAALVVAGLVLYSLTLLVRNILAGLRAVPEETRQAARGLGYGPVRLLLAVELPLALPAVMAGLRIATVSAVSLVTIGAIVGHGGLGNLIYAGMNTYFKAQVLTASVLCVVIAVVADLLLLGAQRLLTPWTRVQAA; encoded by the coding sequence GTGACCGCGCCGCCCGACGACTGCCTCGCCCGCAACGAGTGGATCTGCGGCGCCTACGTGTCCACGCGCGACGAGATCCTGACGGACGCCGTCGTCCAGCACCTCCAGCTGACCGGCGTCTCCGTCGCCCTCGCGCTGCTGCTCGCGCTGCCCCTCGCGGTCCTCGCGCGCCGCTGGCGCTGGGCGGCCGGGCCCGTGCTCGGGATCACCACGGTCCTGTACACGATCCCGGCCCTCGCGATGTTCTCGCTGCTCCTGCCCGTGTACGGCCTCTCCGCCGCCCTGGTCGTGGCCGGGCTCGTCCTGTACTCGCTCACCCTCCTCGTACGGAACATCCTCGCCGGCCTCCGGGCCGTCCCCGAGGAGACGCGGCAGGCCGCGCGCGGCCTCGGCTACGGGCCGGTCCGCCTCCTCCTCGCCGTCGAACTTCCCCTCGCCCTGCCCGCGGTCATGGCCGGGCTGCGCATCGCCACCGTCTCCGCCGTCTCCCTGGTCACCATCGGCGCGATCGTCGGACACGGCGGCCTCGGCAACCTCATCTACGCGGGGATGAACACCTACTTCAAGGCCCAGGTCCTCACCGCCTCCGTCCTCTGCGTCGTCATCGCCGTCGTCGCCGACCTGCTCCTCCTCGGCGCGCAGCGGCTCCTCACCCCGTGGACGCGGGTGCAGGCCGCGTGA
- a CDS encoding VOC family protein, which produces MFGETSAFSGFSVDDLDAARRFYGETLGLKVEEQGEGEMRMLFLTLAGGTRIFVYPKENHTPASYTILNFEVDDIERAVDDLAARGVTLERYPDFEADEKGIVRDEDGGLSIAWFTDPAGNVLSVLHGHP; this is translated from the coding sequence ATGTTCGGCGAGACCTCGGCATTCAGCGGCTTCTCGGTCGACGACCTCGACGCCGCCCGCCGGTTCTACGGCGAGACCCTCGGCCTGAAGGTGGAGGAGCAGGGAGAGGGCGAGATGCGCATGCTCTTCCTGACCCTGGCCGGCGGGACGCGGATCTTCGTCTATCCCAAGGAGAACCACACCCCCGCCTCGTACACGATCCTCAACTTCGAGGTCGACGACATCGAGCGCGCCGTCGACGACCTGGCGGCGCGCGGGGTGACCCTCGAGCGCTATCCCGACTTCGAGGCCGACGAGAAGGGCATCGTGCGGGACGAGGACGGCGGACTGTCCATCGCCTGGTTCACGGACCCGGCGGGCAACGTCCTCTCCGTCCTCCACGGGCATCCCTGA
- the nadE gene encoding ammonia-dependent NAD(+) synthetase has protein sequence MTDPASTALQQQIARDLEVSDTFDPAVEIERRVAFLAERLTSTGLRSLVLGISGGVDSTTAGRLCQLAVERVRAAGHDATFYAMRLPYGVQADESDAQTALGFIRADQVLTVDVKAASDAALAACLAGGVAFRDAHHEDFVQGNIKARQRMIAQYAVAGAHDGLVVGTDHAAEAVSGFFTKFGDGAADVVPLTGLTKRRVRAVAAELGAPAELVWKVPTADLETLDPGKPDEDALGVTYDDIDDFLEGKPVAEAAFASIVRRYELTEHKRQLPIAP, from the coding sequence GTGACCGACCCGGCGTCCACCGCCCTCCAGCAGCAGATCGCCCGGGACCTCGAGGTGTCCGACACCTTCGACCCGGCCGTGGAGATCGAGCGCCGCGTGGCCTTCCTCGCCGAGCGCCTCACCTCCACCGGGCTGCGCTCCCTCGTCCTCGGCATCAGCGGCGGCGTCGACTCGACCACCGCCGGCCGGCTCTGCCAGCTCGCCGTCGAGCGGGTCCGGGCCGCCGGCCACGACGCGACCTTCTACGCCATGCGCCTGCCGTACGGCGTCCAGGCCGACGAGAGCGACGCGCAGACCGCCCTCGGCTTCATCCGCGCCGACCAGGTCCTCACGGTGGACGTGAAGGCCGCCAGCGACGCGGCCCTGGCGGCCTGCCTCGCGGGCGGGGTCGCCTTCCGCGACGCCCACCACGAGGACTTCGTGCAGGGCAACATCAAGGCCCGCCAGCGGATGATCGCCCAGTACGCGGTCGCCGGCGCCCACGACGGTCTCGTCGTCGGCACCGACCACGCCGCCGAGGCCGTCTCCGGCTTCTTCACCAAGTTCGGCGACGGCGCCGCCGATGTCGTCCCGCTCACCGGTCTCACCAAGCGGCGCGTCCGCGCGGTCGCCGCCGAGCTCGGCGCCCCCGCCGAGCTGGTGTGGAAGGTCCCGACGGCCGACCTGGAGACGCTGGACCCGGGCAAGCCCGACGAGGACGCGCTCGGCGTCACGTACGACGACATCGACGACTTCCTCGAAGGCAAGCCGGTCGCGGAAGCCGCCTTCGCCTCGATCGTCCGCCGCTACGAGCTCACCGAGCACAAGCGGCAGCTGCCGATCGCCCCCTGA